A single region of the Pan troglodytes isolate AG18354 chromosome 18, NHGRI_mPanTro3-v2.0_pri, whole genome shotgun sequence genome encodes:
- the LOC129137476 gene encoding U6 snRNA-associated Sm-like protein LSm3 — MADDVDQQQTTNTVEDPLDLRLTPEERICVKMRNDRELRGRLHTYDQHLNMILGDVEETVTTIEIDEETYEETYESTKQNIPVPLVRGDGIFLVAPPMRVAETKNLSCMENRRLCTVASLNVQDTQKRNPHTFGY, encoded by the coding sequence ATGGCAGACGACGTAGACCAGCAGCAAACTACCAACACTGTGGAGGACCCCCTGGATCTTAGGCTCACCCCAGAGGAACGAATTTGTGTGAAAATGAGAAACGACCGAGAGCTTCGAGGCAGATTACATACTTATGATCAACATTTAAATATGATCTTGGGAGACGTGGAAGAAACTGTGACTACTATAGAAATTGATGAGGAAACATATGAAGAGACATATGAatcaacaaaacagaatattCCAGTGCCCCTTGTCCGGGGAGATGGCATTTTCCTGGTTGCCCCTCCAATGAGAGTTGCTGAAACAAAGAATTTGTCCTGTATGGAAAATAGGAGACTTTGTACAGTGGCCTCTCTAAATGTGCAAGATACTCAAAAGAGAAACCCGCATACATTTGgatattaa